Proteins found in one Prosthecobacter debontii genomic segment:
- a CDS encoding TPM domain-containing protein — protein MRCPACQTPALELDPACRQCGLTLEGLSQTLGLPPLLEPPLSDMTGTLSSGEERSARAVIQTLHQTFPQLSFAVVIQEWPADIAPALMAFWLFNKGSLFSAVEKGGDNHGVLLLLDPSQRRSAAMVGYGLEPFIPELSLEICLTAASGSLAKGRCGAAIEAFVRELERQLRTVLNALPKTFGLAPVQTWYSSSDSLLEEMEPAELDEDVY, from the coding sequence ATGCGTTGTCCTGCCTGCCAAACCCCAGCCCTGGAGCTTGATCCAGCGTGCAGGCAGTGTGGTTTGACTTTGGAAGGGCTGTCACAGACCCTGGGTCTGCCTCCTCTGCTGGAGCCCCCGTTGTCGGACATGACAGGAACTTTGAGCTCAGGAGAAGAGAGGTCCGCACGCGCGGTGATCCAAACTCTACATCAAACCTTTCCACAGCTCAGCTTCGCAGTGGTCATCCAGGAATGGCCCGCCGACATCGCTCCCGCCTTGATGGCGTTTTGGCTGTTCAATAAAGGCAGTCTCTTCAGCGCCGTGGAAAAGGGTGGTGATAACCATGGCGTGCTCTTGCTGCTGGATCCCAGTCAACGACGCAGTGCCGCCATGGTGGGCTACGGTTTAGAGCCGTTCATCCCGGAACTCTCTCTGGAAATCTGCCTGACGGCGGCCTCAGGATCCCTCGCCAAAGGCCGATGTGGCGCCGCGATCGAAGCTTTTGTGCGAGAACTCGAGCGGCAGCTCAGAACAGTGCTGAACGCCCTGCCTAAAACGTTCGGTCTCGCTCCCGTTCAGACCTGGTACAGTAGTTCCGATAGCCTGCTGGAGGAAATGGAGCCTGCCGAACTGGACGAGGATGTGTATTGA
- a CDS encoding glycosyltransferase, with protein sequence MPECPVPCRLAFLIRDLGHGGAQRQLVTLARALAQRSECSLTVVHFYPGPMEADLHAAGIKTVCIGKRHRWDLAGFFFRLLRTFREMRPDVIHGYLHESNLMALLLKPLCGFPKIVWGIRDSQTDAATWGILGKLSFRLNCLLSGYADLIIANSQAGRNYYRKHGYPAERFVVVPNGIDISRYSAKTSGSTGKTFTLIGRLHPMKDHATFLKALAEVSEAQGRIIGQGDAVYMEAMQALASELGVQDRITWEPTRDDLPTLYPLLDCVVSSSAYGEGFSNVLGEAMTSALPCIASDVGDSAWLVNDPAWIFPAGDEAALAERMRAFLALAPEGRHQLGLKNRQRILDHFTVQRMVERTAALIKPSLVGTRCAGSVESSDEAGISSYDDAAISRFQKLSDQTQRVPTSQTRVLWITTGLGTGGAEMMLTQLIGGLSGCHHTVISLTSGGKYVKPLKSLGATVHSLDMPAGKPTPRAVWRLFKFARQSRPTVIMGWMYHGCLVASLARLSTPARVIWNIRQSLYDLALEKRGSAMVIRALALLSRFPEAITYNSEVSARQHEAIGYRKARTRLIPNGFDLSRWGRRLTQPLRRDQPYRLGRFGRYAAMKDYPTFLEAAALIVKKAPQAEFVLVGTGVDEQNEELTTHIHRLNLTKNVQLMGERHDLPELTASLDIAVSSSAFGEGFPNVVGEAMACGVPVVATDIGDTAWVMGDTGRLVPPRNPVALAQACLDILRLPDEERRVLGHEGRERIENHFSLQSVIAEFETLLSHGPERASVPASLNPEY encoded by the coding sequence ATGCCCGAATGCCCAGTGCCATGCCGACTTGCCTTTCTGATCCGTGACCTCGGTCACGGCGGGGCTCAGCGGCAGTTGGTAACGCTTGCACGGGCCTTGGCTCAGCGGAGCGAGTGTAGCCTTACGGTGGTGCATTTCTATCCCGGTCCTATGGAGGCGGATCTCCACGCGGCAGGGATCAAGACGGTGTGCATTGGCAAACGGCATCGCTGGGATCTGGCGGGTTTTTTCTTCCGACTCCTGCGCACGTTTCGGGAGATGAGGCCGGATGTCATTCATGGCTACCTCCATGAGTCCAACCTCATGGCGTTGCTGCTGAAGCCGCTGTGCGGGTTTCCCAAAATCGTCTGGGGTATTCGCGACTCTCAGACCGATGCGGCGACCTGGGGGATTCTGGGGAAACTGAGCTTCCGTCTGAATTGCCTGCTTTCGGGTTATGCGGATCTCATCATCGCTAACTCTCAGGCAGGGCGAAACTATTATCGAAAACACGGCTACCCTGCGGAGCGATTCGTGGTGGTGCCCAATGGCATCGACATCAGCCGCTACAGCGCCAAGACATCAGGCTCGACAGGGAAGACCTTCACCCTCATTGGCCGCCTTCATCCGATGAAGGATCACGCCACTTTCCTCAAGGCCTTGGCTGAGGTGTCAGAGGCTCAGGGACGCATCATCGGTCAGGGAGACGCGGTTTATATGGAGGCCATGCAAGCGCTGGCGTCTGAGCTCGGTGTTCAAGATCGAATCACGTGGGAACCAACTCGGGATGACCTACCCACTCTTTACCCCCTGCTGGATTGCGTCGTTTCTAGCTCGGCCTATGGCGAAGGTTTTTCCAATGTCTTGGGTGAAGCCATGACCAGTGCCTTGCCCTGCATCGCCAGTGATGTGGGAGACTCTGCGTGGTTAGTGAATGACCCCGCGTGGATTTTCCCCGCCGGAGATGAGGCGGCTCTCGCAGAGAGGATGCGGGCCTTTCTTGCTCTAGCGCCTGAGGGGCGGCACCAACTCGGCCTGAAAAACCGCCAACGCATTTTGGACCATTTCACCGTTCAGCGCATGGTGGAGAGAACCGCTGCCTTGATCAAACCGTCTCTGGTAGGGACCCGCTGCGCCGGGTCCGTAGAATCATCGGATGAGGCAGGTATCTCCTCCTACGACGACGCTGCTATCTCACGCTTTCAAAAATTGTCGGACCAGACGCAGCGGGTCCCTACCAGCCAGACCAGGGTGCTTTGGATCACCACGGGGCTAGGCACGGGAGGCGCTGAAATGATGCTGACGCAGCTGATCGGTGGCCTATCCGGATGTCATCATACGGTCATCTCCCTGACTTCTGGGGGCAAATACGTGAAGCCACTGAAATCTCTGGGAGCGACGGTTCACAGTCTAGACATGCCTGCGGGCAAACCGACACCGAGAGCCGTATGGCGTCTCTTCAAGTTCGCTCGCCAATCCAGGCCCACCGTGATCATGGGTTGGATGTATCATGGTTGCCTGGTGGCTTCCTTGGCACGCCTCTCCACTCCCGCAAGAGTGATCTGGAACATTCGCCAATCGCTCTATGACCTTGCCTTGGAGAAACGAGGCTCGGCGATGGTCATCCGTGCATTAGCTCTGCTTTCCCGGTTTCCTGAAGCCATCACTTACAACTCGGAGGTGAGTGCCCGACAGCATGAAGCCATCGGTTATCGCAAAGCACGCACGAGGCTCATCCCCAATGGCTTCGATCTCAGTCGCTGGGGCAGACGTTTAACGCAGCCCTTGAGGCGTGATCAACCTTATCGTCTCGGTCGTTTCGGTAGATATGCCGCCATGAAAGACTATCCCACCTTTCTCGAGGCCGCAGCCTTGATCGTGAAGAAAGCTCCGCAGGCTGAATTTGTGCTCGTGGGTACTGGCGTGGATGAACAAAACGAAGAACTTACCACTCACATCCATCGCCTCAACCTAACAAAAAACGTTCAACTAATGGGTGAACGTCACGATCTCCCAGAGCTCACAGCATCGCTTGATATCGCAGTCTCATCCTCGGCTTTTGGCGAAGGGTTCCCGAATGTCGTCGGCGAGGCCATGGCGTGTGGTGTGCCGGTTGTGGCTACGGATATCGGCGATACCGCCTGGGTCATGGGTGACACTGGGCGGTTGGTGCCGCCAAGGAACCCTGTTGCATTGGCCCAGGCCTGCCTGGACATTCTGCGTCTTCCAGACGAAGAGCGTCGCGTTCTTGGCCATGAAGGGCGAGAGCGCATTGAGAACCACTTTTCCCTTCAGAGTGTCATAGCCGAATTTGAGACCTTGCTCAGTCATGGCCCTGAGCGGGCAAGCGTGCCTGCTTCACTGAATCCTGAATACTGA
- the asnB gene encoding asparagine synthase (glutamine-hydrolyzing), translating to MCGISGFFTVPRSRSSAQMTAEVTRMTDAIVSRGPDDHGACVDGETGIALGHRRLSILDLSPLGHQPMTSAGDGGRYVMVFNGEIYNFQSLRAELEKHGHTWRGHSDTEVMLAAFVQWGIPEATRRFNGMFAFAVWDRQERALHLGRDRLGEKPLYYGWLGETFLFASELKAIRQFPGFNAAINRDALCSQIRFNYIPDPQCIYQGFHKLPPATLLTLGNSQERPQPQTYWSLRQVVEHGVDHPFSGTDQEAIEAFESMLKEAVGLRMVADVPLGAFLSGGVDSSLIVAMMQAQSSRPVRTFTIGFDVPEYNEAQFAKEVAAHLHTDHTEMYVTGQDALKTIPLMPGLYDEPFSDYSQIPTYLVCKMARQHVTVALSGDAGDELFGGYERYFVGRNLWNKFAWMPPVLKKAAAGGMTLLPPQTLNALGQVARPMLPKRLRHVPFGDKLHKLAEVVAAPGMETLYLTLMSHWKQPAQVVIGGHDPQTSITNTQGWPRVSDFTHRMMHLDMETYLPGDILVKVDRAAMGVSLEGRIPLLDTNLIEFAWTIPYAMKVREGKGKWLMRETLYRHVPKALIDRPKRGFGVPLEHWLRGELREWAEDLLSESRLKREGYFHPAPIRQKWQEHLSGTRNWHFYLWDILMFQAWLAEQK from the coding sequence ATGTGCGGCATCTCTGGCTTTTTCACGGTCCCCCGATCACGCTCTTCTGCGCAGATGACAGCGGAGGTCACGCGCATGACCGATGCCATTGTGAGTCGAGGCCCTGATGATCATGGAGCCTGCGTGGATGGGGAAACTGGCATCGCTTTGGGACATCGGCGTTTATCCATCCTCGATCTGTCACCCTTGGGGCATCAACCGATGACGAGTGCCGGCGATGGCGGGCGTTATGTCATGGTTTTCAATGGCGAGATCTACAATTTCCAAAGCTTGCGTGCGGAGTTGGAGAAGCATGGCCACACTTGGCGCGGCCACTCGGACACGGAAGTGATGCTGGCGGCCTTTGTGCAGTGGGGAATCCCCGAGGCAACACGTCGATTCAATGGCATGTTTGCCTTTGCCGTGTGGGATCGCCAAGAGCGTGCCTTGCACCTGGGACGTGACCGCCTGGGGGAGAAGCCGCTTTATTATGGTTGGTTAGGTGAGACCTTTCTTTTTGCCTCCGAGCTGAAAGCCATTCGCCAGTTCCCCGGCTTCAATGCAGCAATCAACCGCGATGCTTTATGCAGTCAGATTCGGTTCAACTACATCCCCGATCCTCAGTGCATCTATCAGGGGTTTCATAAGCTACCACCGGCCACCTTGCTGACGCTAGGCAACTCGCAGGAGCGACCTCAGCCACAGACTTACTGGTCACTGCGTCAGGTCGTCGAGCATGGCGTTGATCATCCATTCAGCGGCACGGATCAGGAAGCCATTGAAGCTTTTGAATCCATGCTCAAGGAAGCCGTGGGCCTGCGCATGGTGGCCGATGTGCCGCTGGGGGCCTTCCTTTCTGGGGGGGTGGATTCCTCGCTCATCGTCGCGATGATGCAGGCCCAGAGTTCACGCCCTGTGCGCACCTTTACCATCGGCTTCGATGTGCCGGAATACAATGAGGCGCAGTTTGCCAAAGAAGTGGCCGCGCATCTGCACACGGATCACACCGAGATGTATGTGACAGGGCAGGATGCGCTGAAGACCATCCCTCTCATGCCCGGGCTGTATGATGAACCTTTTTCAGATTACTCTCAGATCCCCACTTACCTCGTCTGTAAAATGGCGCGCCAGCATGTGACGGTGGCGCTCAGTGGAGATGCTGGGGATGAGTTGTTCGGAGGGTATGAGCGTTACTTCGTGGGGCGAAATCTCTGGAACAAATTCGCCTGGATGCCACCGGTTCTGAAAAAGGCCGCCGCCGGAGGCATGACCCTGCTGCCGCCGCAAACGCTCAATGCGTTAGGCCAAGTCGCGCGCCCAATGCTGCCGAAGCGCCTGCGGCATGTGCCATTCGGTGACAAGCTGCACAAACTGGCGGAAGTGGTGGCCGCTCCAGGTATGGAGACACTTTACCTCACGCTCATGTCGCACTGGAAGCAGCCCGCACAGGTGGTCATCGGCGGGCATGATCCACAGACGAGCATCACGAACACGCAGGGCTGGCCACGCGTCAGTGACTTCACCCATCGCATGATGCATCTGGACATGGAGACTTATCTGCCGGGAGATATCCTGGTGAAGGTGGATCGTGCCGCCATGGGGGTCAGTCTGGAGGGGCGTATTCCCCTGCTGGATACCAACCTCATCGAGTTTGCCTGGACGATCCCGTATGCGATGAAAGTGCGTGAGGGCAAAGGCAAGTGGCTGATGCGAGAGACGCTTTACCGACATGTGCCGAAGGCTTTGATTGATCGACCCAAACGCGGCTTTGGAGTGCCCCTGGAGCATTGGCTACGGGGTGAACTGCGCGAGTGGGCGGAGGATCTGCTGAGTGAAAGCCGCCTGAAGCGTGAGGGGTATTTCCATCCCGCGCCCATCCGTCAAAAGTGGCAGGAGCATCTGAGCGGCACCCGCAACTGGCACTTCTATCTTTGGGATATCCTCATGTTCCAGGCCTGGCTGGCGGAGCAAAAATGA